From a single Elgaria multicarinata webbii isolate HBS135686 ecotype San Diego chromosome 18, rElgMul1.1.pri, whole genome shotgun sequence genomic region:
- the GPN3 gene encoding GPN-loop GTPase 3 produces the protein MPRYAQLVMGPAGSGKSTYCSTMVQHCEALNRSVQVVNLDPAAEHFDYDVMADIRELIEVDDVMEDRSLRFGPNGGLVFCMEYFASNFDWLEECLGHVEDDYILFDCPGQIELYTHLPVMKQFVEQLQQWEFRVCGVFLVDSQFMVESFKFISGAMAALSAMISLEIPQVNIMTKMDLLSKKAKAEIEKYLDPDMYSTLEDSTDLLKSKRFKKLTKAICGLIDDYSMVRFLPFDRSDEESVNIVLQHIDLAIQYGEDLEFKEPKETEEDKTSAFDEYFQDRVDE, from the exons AGCACTTACTGCTCCACCATGGTCCAGCACTGCGAAGCGCTGAACCGTTCCGTGCAAGTGGTTAACCTGGATCCGGCTGCAGAACACTTTGACTACGATGTCATGGCAG ATATCCGTGAGTTGATTGAAGTGGATGACGTCATGGAAGACCGTTCGCTACGGTTCGGCCCCAACGGCGGCCTGGTTTTTTGCATGGAATACTTTGCCAGTAACTTTGACTGGCTGGAAGAATGCCTCGGCCACGTGGAAGATGATTATATTCTCTTCGATTGCCCAG GTCAAATTGAACTCTACACCCACTTACCGGTAATGAAACAGTTTGTTGAACAGCTGCAACAATGGGAATTCCGGGTCTGTGGAGTCTTTCTCGTTGATTCACAGTTCATGGTGGAATCCTTTAAG TTTATCTCCGGTGCCATGGCGGCCCTCAGTGCAATGATCTCCTTGGAGATTCCCCAAGTCAACATCATGACAAAGATGGACTTGCTAAGCAAGAAAGCCAAAGCAGAAATTGAAAA GTACCTGGACCCTGACATGTATTCTACGCTGGAAGATTCTACAGATTTGCTCAAAAGCAAACGATTTAAGAAGCTGACGAAAGCTATCTGTGGGTTG ATTGACGACTACAGCATGGTCCGGTTCTTGCCATTCGATCGCTCCGACGAGGAGAGCGTGAACATCGTCCTGCAGCACATTGACCTCGCCATTCAATACGGGGAAGATCTGGAGTTCAAAGAGCCAAAG gaaaCCGAAGAAGATAAAACTTCTGCTTTTGATGAATATTTCCAAGACCGAGTGGATGAATGA